The Schistocerca cancellata isolate TAMUIC-IGC-003103 chromosome 4, iqSchCanc2.1, whole genome shotgun sequence genome contains a region encoding:
- the LOC126184516 gene encoding myosuppressin, translated as MRSCMVIVVALAVSAQLAWWGAQANAVPVTRPIVCATDDVSPQIRKVCQAYEAFSELATSAKDYLDHFAAEAHRQSVRPLPAGIKREDVGHVFLRFGKRR; from the exons ATGCGCAGCTGTATGGTGATTGTGGTAGCCCTGGCGGTGAGCGCGCAGCTGGCGTGGTGGGGCGCGCAGGCGAACGCGGTGCCCGTGACGCGGCCCATCGTCTGCGCCACCGACGACGTCTCCCCGCAGATCCGCAAGGTGTGCCAGGCGTATGAAGCCTTCTCCGAGCTCGCCACTTCCGCTAAGGACTACCTCGATCATTTTG CTGCGGAGGCGCACCGACAATCGGTCCGCCCGCTGCCAGCCGGCATCAAGCGAGAAGACGTCGGCCACGTCTTCCTGAGATTCGGCAAGCGGCGATAA